In Nicotiana tabacum cultivar K326 chromosome 19, ASM71507v2, whole genome shotgun sequence, one DNA window encodes the following:
- the LOC107803767 gene encoding multiple C2 domain and transmembrane region protein 10-like, with amino-acid sequence MNNGKEKLVVEVVAAHNLMPKDGEGSSSSFVEVEFENQRQRTQVKMRDLNPVWNEKLVFHVNDVADLPYRTIEVNVFNEKRSNTSRNFLGRVRISGSSIAREGEEMAQLYTLDKRSLFSHVRGELSLKLYLSTTEEVKQVISGNGGSGGMVSSATQNVNSSSKKNKKLQQQTNATNMMVQMGQENKVNFQNQNHSKPVEPVPGDIKPVVITTVPGPIIPAMSGGHVTGGGGGVGLYTSGQGEFSLKETSPHLGGGLNKDKTSSTYDLVEQMQYLYVRVVKARDFSVFGGGELVSEVKLGNYRGITKRVTSNHAEWDQVFAFSKDCVQSSVVEVFVKENNKDEYLGRVWFDLNEVPKRAPPDSQLAPQWYRMEDKKGDKSKGGEVMVAIWFGTQADEAFAEAWHSKAANVHFDGLCSIKSKVYLSPKLWYLRVGVIEAQDIVMGEKGSSLMRYPELFAKVQVGNQVLRTRVSPPAATRSLSNPFWNEDLMFVVAEPFEDFLLVSIEDRIAPNREEVVGRVLLPVSSLERRLNEKPVTSRWFNLDTHLGNPNDPKAVVRFASRIHLRASLDGGYHVLDEATMYSSDVRPTAKQLWKPHIGVLEVGVLGATNLVPMKMKEGKGGSTDAYCVAKYGQKWVRTRTVVDSLSPKWNEQYTWEVFDPCTVITIGVFDNSRVDKNMANTMAGNRDSRIGKVRIRLSTLESDKVYTHAYPLLMLHPSGVKKMGELHLAVRFSCANMVNVLHMYTMPLLPKMHYVQPLSVIQLDTLRHQAMNVVAARLSRSEPPLGREVVEYMLDHDSHMWSMRKSKANFFRLTNVVSWFVIMSRLLESARNWHKPVYSALVLIAFIILVLVPELIIPCILFTLAAVGLWRYRSRPRHPPHMDTRLSYAESVYPDELDEEFDSFPTSRSAEIVRMRYDRLRSVAGRIQTVVGDMATQGERFQALLSWRDPRATFLFVIFCFFAAFGFYLVPVKWVVALWGLYYLRPPKFRNRLPSSAVCFLKRLPTRADSML; translated from the exons ATGAATAACGGTAAAGAAAAGTTGGTAGTAGAAGTGGTAGCAGCACATAACTTAATGCCAAAAGATGGTGAAGGTTCATCATCATCATTTGTAGAAGTTGAGTTTGAGAACCAAAGACAAAGAACTCAAGTCAAAATGAGAGATTTAAACCCTGTTTGGAACGAAAAGCTTGTGTTTCATGTTAATGACGTGGCTGACCTTCCTTACCGGACTATTGAAGTTAATGTTTTTAACGAGAAAAGGTCAAACACAAGCAGAAATTTTCTGGGTCGGGTTCGGATTTCGGGCTCCAGCATTGCAAGAGAAGGAGAAGAAATGGCACAACTTTATACTCTTGATAAAAGAAGCCTTTTTTCTCATGTACGTGGTGAGTTGAGTTTGAAGCTTTATTTGTCTACAACAGAAGAAGTGAAACAAGTTATTAGTGGTAATGGTGGTAGTGGGGGTATGGTTTCTTCTGCTACCCAAAATGTTAATTCCTCTTctaagaagaacaagaaattgcAGCAACAAACAAATGCTACAAACATGATGGTCCAAATGGGtcaagaaaataag GTAAATTTTCAAAACCAGAACCATTCAAAGCCAGTGGAGCCAGTGCCTGGTGACATTAAGCCTGTTGTTATTACTACTGTCCCTGGCCCCATTATCCCCGCCATGTCCGGTGGCCATGTCACCGGTGGCGGTGGTGGGGTTGGTTTGTACACTTCTGGGCAAGGTGAGTTTTCTCTCAAAGAAACAAGTCCACATCTTGGTGGTGGTTTGAATAAGGACAAGACTAGCTCAACATATGACCTGGTGGAACAAATGCAGTATTTGTATGTTAGAGTTGTAAAGGCTAGGGATTTTTCTGTTTTTGGTGGTGGTGAGCTTGTATCAGAGGTGAAACTTGGAAATTACAGAGGGATTACTAAAAGGGTCACCTCAAATCATGCTGAATGGGACCAAGTTTTTGCCTTTTCCAAAGATTGTGTTCAGTCCTCTGTGGTGGAAGTTTTTGTGAAGGAAAATAACAAAGACGAGTACTTGGGCCGTGTTTGGTTTGATCTCAATGAGGTCCCTAAACGAGCTCCTCCGGATAGTCAGTTGGCTCCACAGTGGTATAGAATGGAAGACAAGAAAGGCGACAAGTCTAAAGGTGGTGAAGTTATGGTTGCCATTTGGTTTGGAACTCAAGCTGATGAAGCCTTTGCTGAGGCTTGGCATTCTAAAGCAGCAAATGTGCATTTTGATGGTTTGTGTTCTATCAAGTCCAAAGTGTATCTGTCACCTAAGCTTTGGTATTTACGAGTTGGGGTCATTGAAGCTCAAGATATTGTTATGGGGGAGAAAGGGTCATCATTGATGAGATACCCTGAGCTTTTCGCCAAAGTTCAAGTTGGGAACCAGGTTTTGAGGACTAGAGTTTCTCCACCTGCTGCTACTAGAAGCCTTTCAAATCCTTTCTGGAATGAGGACTTAATGTTTGTGGTTGCAGAGCCATTTGAAGACTTCTTGCTTGTTTCGATCGAGGATAGAATTGCTCCCAACAGAGAGGAAGTCGTGGGGAGAGTTCTATTGCCTGTTTCAAGCCTAGAAAGGCGACTAAACGAGAAGCCAGTGACTTCAAGGTGGTTCAATCTTGACACTCATTTGGGCAACCCGAATGATCCCAAAGCTGTGGTTAGATTTGCCTCGCGGATTCACCTCCGAGCCTCTCTTGACGGGGGTTACCATGTGCTCGATGAGGCCACAATGTATAGCAGTGATGTTAGGCCAACAGCAAAGCAGCTGTGGAAGCCTCACATTGGAGTTCTTGAGGTTGGGGTTTTGGGAGCCACCAATCTTGTGccaatgaaaatgaaagaaggcAAGGGTGGCTCTACGGACGCGTATTGTGTGGCAAAGTATGGGCAGAAATGGGTCCGAACAAGGACTGTGGTGGACAGCTTATCTCCCAAGTGGAATGAGCAATATACTTGGGAAGTCTTTGACCCTTGCACTGTCATCACTATTGGGGTGTTTGATAATTCTCGTGTAGACAAGAATATGGCTAACACTATGGCGGGAAACCGGGACTCTCGAATTGGAAAGGTTAGGATCAGGCTATCAACTCTTGAATCAGATAAAGTTTATACTCATGCATATCCACTCTTGATGCTGCATCCTTCTGGGGTGAAAAAAATGGGGGAGCTTCATTTGGCTGTAAGGTTTTCTTGTGCTAATATGGTAAATGTGCTTCATATGTACACGATGCCATTGCTTCCGAAGATGCATTATGTTCAACCTTTGTCTGTAATTCAGTTAGACACCTTGAGGCACCAGGCTATGAATGTGGTGGCAGCTAGGCTTAGTCGATCTGAGCCGCCTTTGGGGAGAGAAGTGGTGGAGTACATGCTTGATCATGACTCTCATATGTGGAGCATGAGAAAGAGCAAAGCAAATTTCTTTAGGCTGACAAATGTGGTTTCTTGGTTTGTTATTATGAGCAGGTTGCTTGAGTCCGCGCGCAATTGGCATAAGCCAGTGTACTCAGCATTAGTGCTGATTGCGTTTATCATTCTCGTATTGGTGCCCGAGCTCATTATCCCTTGTATTTTATTCACCTTGGCTGCGGTAGGACTATGGCGTTATAGGTCCCGCCCACGCCACCCTCCCCATATGGATACTCGACTCTCGTATGCAGAGAGCGTTTATCCTGATGAACTAGACGAGGAATTTGATTCGTTCCCGACAAGTAGAAGTGCAGAAATCGTTCGAATGAGATACGATAGACTGAGAAGCGTGGCCGGAAGGATTCAAACTGTGGTTGGAGATATGGCAACTCAAGGGGAGAGATTTCAGGCATTGTTAAGCTGGAGGGATCCAAGAGCAACATTCTTGTTTGTAATATTTTGCTTCTTTGCTGCATTTGGGTTCTATTTGGTGCCAGTCAAATGGGTGGTGGCTCTTTGGGGTTTGTATTATTTGAGACCACCTAAGTTCAGAAACAGGTTGCCATCTAGTGCTGTTTGTTTCTTGAAGAGGCTGCCAACCAGGGCAGATAGCATGTTGTAA
- the LOC107803772 gene encoding uncharacterized protein LOC107803772 isoform X1 produces the protein MLNIRSSKMATLGQLLPTGSGAVLNSRTLLPSPFPSLTTTRNFRVKMSIPATQASIVLPENRIILGCGSVGVDFLAAVASYPNPDDKIRSTSFQVQGGGNTGNALTCAARLGLTPRVISKVSNDSQGKGILEELEADGVDSSFIVVSDGGNSPFTYIIVDNQTKTRTCIHTPGYPPMIPTDLSQSNLFSSLDGAKLVYFDGRLHETAAVVAEEANRRGIPILIDAERKREGLDHLLSFASYVVCSTKFPQEWTEASSIPSALLSMLLRLPKVKFVIVTLGEDGCLMLQRTEMDNLDPEERDVDDLFEKLNQKKDTNATSPACISSNVAKLHAKGIGTISGKLLVGTAESIPQTELVDTTGAGDAFIGAVLYSICANMPPEKMLPFAAQVAAIKCRALGARAGLPHYTDPRLTPFLV, from the exons ATGCTTAATATCAGGTCCTCAAAAATGGCGACTTTAGGACAGCTGCTTCCAACTGGCAGTGGCGCAGTGCTAAATTCTAGGACCCTTTTGCCGTCTCCCTTCCCTTCGCTAACTACAACTAG AAATTTCAGAGTGAAAATGTCAATTCCGGCGACTCAAGCTTCGATAGTGCTCCCCGAAAATCGCATCATA TTAGGTTGTGGGTCGGTGGGAGTGGACTTCTTGGCTGCTGTTGCTTCTTATCCTAATCCAGATGATAAGATTCGAAGCACTAGCTTTCAG GTTCAGGGAGGTGGTAATACTGGGAATGCTTTGACTTGTGCAGCTCGCCTTGGCCTAACTCCTAGAGTTATTTCAAAG GTTTCTAATGACTCTCAAGGAAAGGGGATACTGGAGGAACTAGAAGCTGATGGTGTAGATTCGTCTTTTATCGTG GTGTCTGATGGGGGCAATTCACCATTTACCTACATCATTGTTGACAACCAAAC GAAGACTCGCACTTGCATTCACACCCCTGGATATCCACCCATGATACCTACTGATCTTTCCCAATCAAATTTGTTCTCATCATTGGATGGTGCTAAGCTTGTCTATTTCGACGGGAGATTGCATGAAACTGCTGCTGTTGTAGCAGAGGAG GCAAATAGAAGGGGTATACCCATTTTAATTGATGCTGAGAGGAAAAGAGAAGGATTAGATCACCTTTTGAGCTTCGCAAGCTATGTTGTTTGCTCAACCAAATTTCCTCAG GAATGGACTGAGGCTTCTTCTATTCCAAGCGCCCTTCTTTCCATGCTCTTAAGATTGCCAAAAGTTAAATTTGTTATTGTGACATTGGGTGAAGATGGTTGCTTAATGCTACAAAGGACAGAAATGG ACAATCTTGACCCGGAAGAAAGGGATGTCGACGATTTGTTCGAAAAGCTGAATCAGAAAAAAGACACTAATGCAACATCGCCAGCATGCATATCCTCG AATGTGGCAAAGCTACATGCAAAAGGGATAGGGACAATCAGCGGCAAGTTACTTGTGGGGACAGCTGAAAGTATACCTCAGACAGAACTAGTTGATACAACTGGTGCTGGAGATGCATTCATTGGTGCAGTTCTTTATT CTATCTGTGCCAACATGCCACCAGAGAAAATGTTGCCATTTGCTGCTCAAGTG GCAGCTATTAAATGCAGAGCCTTGGGAGCTAGAGCTGGCCTTCCGCATTACACAGACCCTCGCTTGACACCTTTTTTAGTCTAG
- the LOC107803772 gene encoding uncharacterized protein LOC107803772 isoform X2: MSIPATQASIVLPENRIILGCGSVGVDFLAAVASYPNPDDKIRSTSFQVQGGGNTGNALTCAARLGLTPRVISKVSNDSQGKGILEELEADGVDSSFIVVSDGGNSPFTYIIVDNQTKTRTCIHTPGYPPMIPTDLSQSNLFSSLDGAKLVYFDGRLHETAAVVAEEANRRGIPILIDAERKREGLDHLLSFASYVVCSTKFPQEWTEASSIPSALLSMLLRLPKVKFVIVTLGEDGCLMLQRTEMDNLDPEERDVDDLFEKLNQKKDTNATSPACISSNVAKLHAKGIGTISGKLLVGTAESIPQTELVDTTGAGDAFIGAVLYSICANMPPEKMLPFAAQVAAIKCRALGARAGLPHYTDPRLTPFLV, from the exons ATGTCAATTCCGGCGACTCAAGCTTCGATAGTGCTCCCCGAAAATCGCATCATA TTAGGTTGTGGGTCGGTGGGAGTGGACTTCTTGGCTGCTGTTGCTTCTTATCCTAATCCAGATGATAAGATTCGAAGCACTAGCTTTCAG GTTCAGGGAGGTGGTAATACTGGGAATGCTTTGACTTGTGCAGCTCGCCTTGGCCTAACTCCTAGAGTTATTTCAAAG GTTTCTAATGACTCTCAAGGAAAGGGGATACTGGAGGAACTAGAAGCTGATGGTGTAGATTCGTCTTTTATCGTG GTGTCTGATGGGGGCAATTCACCATTTACCTACATCATTGTTGACAACCAAAC GAAGACTCGCACTTGCATTCACACCCCTGGATATCCACCCATGATACCTACTGATCTTTCCCAATCAAATTTGTTCTCATCATTGGATGGTGCTAAGCTTGTCTATTTCGACGGGAGATTGCATGAAACTGCTGCTGTTGTAGCAGAGGAG GCAAATAGAAGGGGTATACCCATTTTAATTGATGCTGAGAGGAAAAGAGAAGGATTAGATCACCTTTTGAGCTTCGCAAGCTATGTTGTTTGCTCAACCAAATTTCCTCAG GAATGGACTGAGGCTTCTTCTATTCCAAGCGCCCTTCTTTCCATGCTCTTAAGATTGCCAAAAGTTAAATTTGTTATTGTGACATTGGGTGAAGATGGTTGCTTAATGCTACAAAGGACAGAAATGG ACAATCTTGACCCGGAAGAAAGGGATGTCGACGATTTGTTCGAAAAGCTGAATCAGAAAAAAGACACTAATGCAACATCGCCAGCATGCATATCCTCG AATGTGGCAAAGCTACATGCAAAAGGGATAGGGACAATCAGCGGCAAGTTACTTGTGGGGACAGCTGAAAGTATACCTCAGACAGAACTAGTTGATACAACTGGTGCTGGAGATGCATTCATTGGTGCAGTTCTTTATT CTATCTGTGCCAACATGCCACCAGAGAAAATGTTGCCATTTGCTGCTCAAGTG GCAGCTATTAAATGCAGAGCCTTGGGAGCTAGAGCTGGCCTTCCGCATTACACAGACCCTCGCTTGACACCTTTTTTAGTCTAG
- the LOC107803768 gene encoding receptor-like serine/threonine-protein kinase ALE2 — translation MPAALMLLFLLSFLTLLPTPFGITLPHIYLSPTLLPSKGYFTSKLSLEDVRLLSRRASFAPMSAPHRHHFKQYPKHSSAPAPSPASRGLAPSPIASRVARHHRHNNHRARAHVSPSPTAGSGCGQICAEPFASVPFVTPCACVFPMKVRLLLDKSLYSIFPVVRDLGIEVAEGTYLDPSQVVVVGASADNQNQERTIVDINLVPLGEKFDNTTAMLTYERFWKKKVPLNRTMFGDYEVMHIIYPGLPSSPPSGIDSGNGPTGSAVNQQFPITADFVNKSQRMSPRVIFLIASSALVLLVVCCGALVVLLKCRRTGRPSNAVGPVFTPSMHKRSGKGIGSTISSSPTSSTSISLISAMPASILSVKTFTLAELERATDKFSLKRVLGEGGFGRVYHGILEDRTEVAVKVLTRDNQNGDREFIAEVEMLSRLHHRNLVKLIGICSEERTRSLVYELVRNGSVESHLHGRDGRKEPLDWDVRLKIALGAARGLAYLHEDSNPRVIHRDFKASNVLLEDDFTPKVADFGLAREATEGSHHISTRVMGTFGYVAPEYAMTGHLLVKSDVYSYGVVLLELLSGRKPVDMSQPPGEENLVTWARPLLTTREGLEQLVDPSLAGSYDFDDMAKVAAIASMCVHPEVTQRPFMGEVVQALKLIYNDNDETCADGCSQKESSLPDSDFKGVPSDSSWWNAGGVTPRLTYGQASTFMTMDYSSGPLEEFENRPFSVSSFNLGGGAGLTISHGNRSGPLRTVRSKPALYRLRGSMSEHGALLPRHGWKDGTNYDASF, via the exons ATGCCAGCTGCTCTGAtgcttctctttcttctttctttcctcACTCTGCTTCCTACTCCTTTCG GGATAACATTGCCGCATATTTACCTGTCTCCTACTCTACTGCCAAGCAAGGGTTACTTTACAAGCAAACTTTCCTTAGAAGATG TAAGATTATTGTCCAGACGTGCCTCATTTGCACCAATGTCAGCACCCCATAGACACCATTTTAAGCAATATCCGAAACACTCTAGTGCACCTGCTCCTTCCCCTGCATCTCGAG GTCTAGCCCCCAGTCCAATTGCCAGCCGAGTGGCAAGACATCACCGTCATAATAATCATCGGGCAAGAGCTCATGTTTCCCCATCTCCAACTGCGGGCTCAG GTTGTGGCCAGATCTGTGCTGAGCCATTTGCTTCTGTTCCTTTTGTTACACCCTGTGCTTGTGTGTTTCCAATGAAAGTCAGACTTCTCTTAGACAAGTCGCTTTATTCTATATTTCCTGTGGTTAGAGATCTGGGAATTGAGGTTGCAGAAGGCACCTATCTAGATCCAAGTCAAGTTGTTGTAGTTGGAGCTAGTGCCGATAatcaaaatcaagaaagaacaattGTTGATATTAATTTGGTTCCCCTAGGGGAGAAGTTCGATAACACCACAGCTATGCTGACCTATGAAAGATTTTGGAAAAAGAAGGTGCCTCTCAATAGAACGATGTTTGGGGATTATGAAGTGATGCACATTATCTATCCAG GGCTGCCTTCTTCTCCTCCATCTGGCATTGATTCTGGTAATGGTCCAACTGGAAGTGCTGTCAATCAACAATTCCCTATTACTGCTGATTTTGTAAACAAGAGTCAGAGAATGAGTCCCCGAGTCATTTTTCTCATTGCTTCATCAGCATTAGTACTGTTGGTGGTATGCTGTGGTGCACTAGTTGTCCTCTTAAAATGCAGGAGGACTGGCCGACCGTCAAATGCTGTTGGTCCAGTGTTTACACCATCTATGCACAAGAGATCTGGTAAAG GAATTGGGTCGACAATATCAAGTAGCCCGACTAGTTCAACATCGATTTCCCTCATTTCTGCTATGCCTGCTTCTATCCTTTCTGTCAAAACATTTACGCTTGCGGAGCTTGAGAGGGCAACTGACAAGTTTAGTTTAAAAAGGGTTTTAGGTGAAGGAGGATTTGGACGTGTTTATCATGGTATCTTAGAAGACAGAACAGAAGTTGCCGTGAAAGTACTGACTAGGGATAACCAAAATGGAGATCGTGAATTCATTGCTGAAGTTGAGATGCTAAGCCGATTGCATCACCGTAACCTGGTGAAATTAATTGGTATATGCAGTGAAGAGCGGACTCGCAGCTTGGTATATGAACTTGTTCGGAACGGTAGTGTGGAGTCTCATTTGCATG GAAGAGACGGGAGAAAAGAGCCACTTGATTGGGATGTGAGGTTGAAAATTGCTCTTGGTGCTGCGAGAGGACTAGCTTACCTTCATGAAGATTCTAATCCTCGTGTAATTCATCGTGATTTTAAAGCCAGCAATGTTTTGTTAGAAGATGACTTCACGCCCAAGGTTGCAGATTTTGGGTTAGCAAGGGAAGCAACCGAAGGAAGTCACCACATATCTACAAGAGTCATGGGAACTTTTGG GTATGTTGCTCCTGAATATGCAATGACGGGACACCTACTTGTTAAAAGTGATGTGTATAGTTATGGAGTTGTATTATTGGAGCTTCTCTCCGGAAGAAAACCTGTGGACATGTCTCAACCTCCTGGAGAAGAAAACCTGGTAACTTGGGCGCGACCTCTTCTGACCACTAGAGAAGGTTTGGAGCAACTAGTGGATCCTTCTTTGGCTGGAAGCTATGACTTTGATGATATGGCAAAGGTGGCTGCCATTGCTTCAATGTGCGTGCACCCGGAGGTGACTCAAAGGCCATTTATGGGAGAAGTGGTGCAAGCTCTCAAACTAATCTATAATGACAATGATGAAACTTGTGCTGATGGATGTAGCCAGAAAGAGTCTTCTCTGCCGGATTCAGATTTCAAAGGTGTCCCTTCCGATAGCAGTTGGTGGAATGCTGGTGGGGTTACACCAAGATTAACATATGGACAAGCCTCCACTTTCATGACCATGGATTACAGTTCTGGTCCACTTGAAGAGTTCGAAAACAGACCTTTTTCAGTTTCAAGTTTTAATCTTGGTGGAGGGGCTGGCTTAACAATAAGCCATGGTAACAGATCTGGTCCTTTGAGGACTGTAAGGAGTAAACCTGCTCTCTATAGGTTAAGGGGCAGTATGAGTGAACATGGTGCACTTCTTCCAAGACATGGTTGGAAGGATGGCACCAATTATGATGCTTCTTTTTAG